The Thiorhodovibrio frisius genome segment CCAAAGTCATTGTGACCGAGTTCAATCGTTCGGTGCAGGGCTTCTGGGTCTCGGATGTGGATCGCATCGTGAATGTCAGCTGGGAGAAAGTAAAACCCCCGCCACGCGGAACCGAACGCGAGAGCTTTCTGGTGGCGGTCACTGAAATCGACAACCGCTGGGTTGAGATCATTGATGTCGAGCGGGTGTTCGTGCAGATTAATCCGCTGACACCCGAGGTATCACCAGAGCTCAAACACCAAGCGGAAGATACCCAGGGCGAGGGCGCATCACGCGTGCTGGTAGTCGATGACTCCATGGTCGCCCGCCGACAGATTGAGCGCAGTGTCGCCGATCTCGGCTTCGCCGTCGAGGCGCGTTCGGACGGACTCGAAGCACTGAATTATCTTGAAAGCCTGGACCCTGCGCTGCCCGCAAAAGAGCAGATCGCGCTGGTGATTTCCGATATCGAGATGCCCCGCATGGATGGCTACACACTCACGCGAAAAATTCGCGAAAACAAGCATCTGCAATCTCTCAATGTGATTCTGCATTCCTCGCTCAGCGGTCAGTTCAACGCCGATCTGGTCAAGCGCGCCGGCGCCGATCATTTTCTGCCAAAATTCGACCCCAACGAGCTTGCCGCCGCCATCTTGCACTATACTCGCGACCAGGCTTCGCATCAGGCCTGACGCGCCAGACTCTAAAGTACCCAGACTCCAACGTGCCAGAACAAAGTGATCGACCCCCAGGACTATACTGAATTTTCCCGCTTCCTGAGCGAATGCTGCGGCCTGGTGCTGGGATCGAACCGCCAGTATCTGGTCTCGAGCCGCCTGTCACGTCTGCTTGAGGAATTCGGCTTTGCCAGCGTCGAGGAGCTACTGCGCGCCCTGCGCAGCTCGGCGCAGCCCAAGCTCAAGTCGCGCGTCATCGATGCGATGACCACCAATGAAACCTCCTGGTTTCGCGACGCCTATCCCTTCGAAATGCTCCAGCACATCATCCTGCCGGATCTGGCGGCCAGCAAACGCTCCATCCGCATCTGGTCAGCCGCCGCCTCCACCGGACAGGAGGCGTACAGCATCGCCATGGTGCTGAGCGAATACGCCAGCGCCAATCCGCTCAAGGCACCCAGTGCCAATATCATCGGCACCGACCTGTCAGAGTCCGCCCTGGCCGAGGCCCGCACCGGCATCTACGACGGCCTGAGCATTGTGCGCGGCCTAAGCCAGCAAAGGCGCGACCGCTTTTTCGAGACAGTCGAGAACGGGCACAAAATCAAGCCCGAAATCCAGCGTCAGGTACGCTTCCAGAAACTCAATCTGCTCGACTCCTACGCCACGCTGGGCAAGTTCGACATTGTCTTCTGCCGCAATGTGCTGATCTACTTCTCCGCCGAAACCAAGAGTCGGGTTTTTGACGGTATCGCCCGGCAGATGGACCCGGGCGGCTATCTCTTTATCGGCGCCTCCGAGTCGGTCTCCCCCTACACCAAAGCCTTCGAGGTTCAGCGCACGCCGCGCGGCTCGGTCCTGCGCCGGGTCTGACCTGCTCTGATCGCGCCCACGCGCGATTTCCCATCGACCTCCCCGGGTTCTCCGCCCTGCCTAGCCTGGCACGGGCATTGCTTGTTCACGGCCAAGACATTGGATCAGCCATGCAGGACAAGCCATGAGCCTCTCACTCGACAAAGCATTAGGCATCTCGCCGCAAGCCCTTCTGGTCAGAGCGGATCGCACCGAACTCTTAGCGTCCAATCTCGCCAACGCGGAAACCCCCAATTACAAGGCGCGCGACATCGACTTTCGCGACGCGCTCTCACAGGCGGCTGGACGCGGCAATAATTTGCCGCTCAAACGCACCAACGACCAGCACTTGCCACCCCGCAATGCCGGCGCGATCGACATGCCGCCAGAACGCCTTTATCGCGTGCCCGCTCAGCCGGCACTGGACGGCAATACCGTCGATCCGCAGCTTGAGCACGCCGCCTTTGCCGAGAATGCCATGCAGTTTCAAAGCAGCGTCGAATTCCTCAACCGCAAGGTATCTGGTCTGAAAGCCGCCTTGCAATCCGGAGGCAGCTAATGAGCAACTTTTTCAGCATCTTTAATACCTCGGGCTCAGCGCTGACCGCACAGTCGGTACGGCTCAACACCGTGGCGTCTAACCTGGCCAATTCTAGTGTCGGCGCCCCGACCCCCGAGGAAACCTATCAACCCAAGGAAGTGGTCTTCCAGACGGTACTTGATCGTAACAACCCGGAGCGAGCAGATACGCCGGTGCGAGTCGCCGGTATCGTCGACAGACCAGACGAGCCCATCATTACCTATGAGCCACACCACCCACAGGCAAACGCGGAGGGCTATGTGTTTCGGCCCGCAGTCAATGTGGTCCAGGAAATGGCCAACATGATGTCGGCCTCGCGCAGTTTTGAGGCCAATGTCGAAGTCATGAACACCACGCGCCAGTTGCTGCAGCGCACGCTGCAGATTGGCGGGCAGCAATAAGGAATCCGAACCATGTCAGATTTTTCTACAGAGAGCTTGCAGTCACTTGGCCTCGCACCGACTCCCCAGGTCAATACTGAACAGCGCGGTGAATTAGGCCAGGAGGATTTCCTGAAACTCCTGAGCGTCCAGCTTTCGACTCAGGACCCGATGAAGCCCGTCGAGAACACCGACTTTATCGGTCAAATGGCACAGTTTTCGACCTTAACCGGCATTGAAAGCTTAACCCAGTCTTTCGAAACCCTGTCGCAGTCCCTGAGTCAGGGTCAGGCACTCCAGGCGGCGACTCTCGTAGGCCATGACGTTTTGATCCCGGCAGAGTTTAGTCAACTCGCCGAGGGAGGAACAATTTCCGGCGCCATTGACCTTCAAACCTCTGCCACATCCGCCTCGATAGAAGTTTTGGATGCGAGCGGAGCGACTGTAAGCACCTTAGCACTTGAAAATACCGGTGCGGGTTTGCAGCAGTTCGAATGGGATGGCCTTCTCAGCAATGGAGTTCCCGCGCCTCCGGGTGTCTATCAATTCCGCGCAACTGTGGTTGGAAATGAGGGCACCGAGGCTGCGGAAACCTTTCTGAACAAGCGCGTTGAGACCGTCGCTATAAGCGAGGACGGAACCCTAGAGCTTAGTGTTCCAGGTATGGAATCAATCGGGTTTTCAGACGTGCGACGGATTAGCTAACCTCGATATTTAAAGAAAACGGAGTAAAAAATGAGCGCTTTTAATATAGGTCTCAGCGGACTGAACGCTGCATCCAAAGATCTTGATGTAACGGGAAACAATATAGCCAACGTGAACACCACGGGATTTAAACAGTCTCGTGCGGAATTTGGTGATCTCTTTGCGCGCAGCGCTGCTTCGTGCGGTAACTGCTCGGGCATGGGGGTGGGTGTCCTTGATGTCGCTCAGCAGCATACGCAGGGGACTATCGAGTTTACGGATAATCCAATGGACCTAGCTGTCAGTGGCGAAGGTTTTTTTGTCATGAGGGATTCGGGAAGTGAGGGGCTCGAATACACCAGAAACGGGGAGTTTAAGGTAAACCGTGAAGGCTATGTAGTAAACTCAAATGGTCAGTTTCTGCAGGGTTTTTTGCCAGATGAACCCGGCAATATTGATACGGGTTTCAGAACTGGCGAGTTATCGGACTTGCAGTTAGAAACCGGCAACGCTGTCCCGAAGGCGACTGAAGAAATCGACGTTGTGGTGAACTTACCGTCTGATGCAGAACTACCCACAACTCCATGGGCATGGCCAGATCCCACTGTTGCCGGAGGTGATACGAGGCCAGATCCGGATTCATATAACTACTCCACTGCGGTTACAGTCTACGACTCACTTGGCACTCCGCGCACGCTGACGATGTATTTTGTCAAACCTGATGATGGAGCTGGTGCGCCATCACCTTTGCAATGGGATGTTTATATGGGGATGGAAGTACCAGGTGACGATGGACGAATGTATATGCGAAACGCGTACGGTGGAGACCCGACTGCTCGTCCGCCAGTGCCAGCCTGGGCCGATGCAGCTGCCAGGCTACAATTTACGCCTGAGGGTTACCTGGCTATGCCCAACCCGGAGCCCATTCCTCTAGATAACAACGCTTTCGTTTGGACTGTAACCAATCCGGATGGAACTCCCTTTCCTAATGGGGCGAATGATTTGGCGGCAGTTATTAATTTTGGAGCGACCAATCCGCAAAATGCGGGCGAGGGGACAACACAGTATGGAACTCAGTTCGATATTAACGATCTCACACAGGATGGCTACACAACAGGTCGGATTTCCACAATCGATGTTGACGCGGAAGGCCGTGTGTTTGCCCGTTATACGAATGGCACGTCTTCGGTATTGGGGCAGGTCGCTCTGACCAGCTTCACCAACAAGCAGGGCTTGCAGCCGTTGGGGGACAATAATTGGGCTGCGACCTTCGCGGCAGGTGATCCAGTATACTCCGCTGCCGGGACGGGGAACCTTGGGCTTATCGAATCGAGCGCGTTAGAGACATCGAATGTTGATCTTGCTGCTGAGTTGGTCAACCTGATAGTAGCCCAGCGAAATTTTGAGGCTAATTCCAAGACAATCTCTACATCGGATCAGATGACTCAAACGTTAATTCAGATCATCAGGTAAAGCTTAATGTTGAAGAAATGTGGAGTTAAGCTTAAAAAAGACTTTCCGGCTCGAGGTGCTAAATGGACCGCATGCTTTATGTGGCAATGACCGGTGCCAAGCAGACAATGTATGCGCAGGCGGTCAATAACAA includes the following:
- the flgB gene encoding flagellar basal body rod protein FlgB, whose protein sequence is MSLSLDKALGISPQALLVRADRTELLASNLANAETPNYKARDIDFRDALSQAAGRGNNLPLKRTNDQHLPPRNAGAIDMPPERLYRVPAQPALDGNTVDPQLEHAAFAENAMQFQSSVEFLNRKVSGLKAALQSGGS
- the flgE gene encoding flagellar hook protein FlgE is translated as MSAFNIGLSGLNAASKDLDVTGNNIANVNTTGFKQSRAEFGDLFARSAASCGNCSGMGVGVLDVAQQHTQGTIEFTDNPMDLAVSGEGFFVMRDSGSEGLEYTRNGEFKVNREGYVVNSNGQFLQGFLPDEPGNIDTGFRTGELSDLQLETGNAVPKATEEIDVVVNLPSDAELPTTPWAWPDPTVAGGDTRPDPDSYNYSTAVTVYDSLGTPRTLTMYFVKPDDGAGAPSPLQWDVYMGMEVPGDDGRMYMRNAYGGDPTARPPVPAWADAAARLQFTPEGYLAMPNPEPIPLDNNAFVWTVTNPDGTPFPNGANDLAAVINFGATNPQNAGEGTTQYGTQFDINDLTQDGYTTGRISTIDVDAEGRVFARYTNGTSSVLGQVALTSFTNKQGLQPLGDNNWAATFAAGDPVYSAAGTGNLGLIESSALETSNVDLAAELVNLIVAQRNFEANSKTISTSDQMTQTLIQIIR
- a CDS encoding CheR family methyltransferase translates to MIDPQDYTEFSRFLSECCGLVLGSNRQYLVSSRLSRLLEEFGFASVEELLRALRSSAQPKLKSRVIDAMTTNETSWFRDAYPFEMLQHIILPDLAASKRSIRIWSAAASTGQEAYSIAMVLSEYASANPLKAPSANIIGTDLSESALAEARTGIYDGLSIVRGLSQQRRDRFFETVENGHKIKPEIQRQVRFQKLNLLDSYATLGKFDIVFCRNVLIYFSAETKSRVFDGIARQMDPGGYLFIGASESVSPYTKAFEVQRTPRGSVLRRV
- a CDS encoding flagellar hook assembly protein FlgD; its protein translation is MSDFSTESLQSLGLAPTPQVNTEQRGELGQEDFLKLLSVQLSTQDPMKPVENTDFIGQMAQFSTLTGIESLTQSFETLSQSLSQGQALQAATLVGHDVLIPAEFSQLAEGGTISGAIDLQTSATSASIEVLDASGATVSTLALENTGAGLQQFEWDGLLSNGVPAPPGVYQFRATVVGNEGTEAAETFLNKRVETVAISEDGTLELSVPGMESIGFSDVRRIS
- the flgC gene encoding flagellar basal body rod protein FlgC — protein: MSNFFSIFNTSGSALTAQSVRLNTVASNLANSSVGAPTPEETYQPKEVVFQTVLDRNNPERADTPVRVAGIVDRPDEPIITYEPHHPQANAEGYVFRPAVNVVQEMANMMSASRSFEANVEVMNTTRQLLQRTLQIGGQQ
- a CDS encoding chemotaxis protein, whose product is MSQFIDDIDQRTQMVGQNRMELLLFHLGSKQTFGINVFKVREVIARPELRQLPGSAAIVCGVAHIRGKTVSIIDLALAIGFGAQKIEPDANAKVIVTEFNRSVQGFWVSDVDRIVNVSWEKVKPPPRGTERESFLVAVTEIDNRWVEIIDVERVFVQINPLTPEVSPELKHQAEDTQGEGASRVLVVDDSMVARRQIERSVADLGFAVEARSDGLEALNYLESLDPALPAKEQIALVISDIEMPRMDGYTLTRKIRENKHLQSLNVILHSSLSGQFNADLVKRAGADHFLPKFDPNELAAAILHYTRDQASHQA